The following are encoded in a window of Kitasatospora sp. NBC_01250 genomic DNA:
- a CDS encoding bifunctional 3-phenylpropionate/cinnamic acid dioxygenase ferredoxin subunit gives MITVCRIDELPPGEALRVTTGVPAPIAVFNADGTLYAVDDTCTHQDASLADGWLAGCFVECPLHAASFDLRTGRPTSPPAKSALRTHRVTVEDGCVVLHVTVGEPA, from the coding sequence ATGATCACGGTGTGCCGGATCGACGAACTGCCGCCCGGCGAAGCGCTCCGAGTGACGACAGGCGTACCGGCGCCGATCGCCGTCTTCAACGCCGACGGGACCCTGTACGCCGTCGACGACACCTGCACCCACCAGGACGCCTCGCTCGCCGACGGCTGGTTGGCTGGCTGCTTCGTCGAATGTCCCCTGCACGCGGCCTCCTTCGACCTCCGCACCGGCCGACCGACGTCTCCGCCGGCCAAGTCGGCGCTGCGGACGCACCGGGTCACGGTGGAGGACGGATGCGTCGTCCTGCACGTCACGGTCGGCGAGCCGGCATGA